A portion of the Paenibacillus hamazuiensis genome contains these proteins:
- a CDS encoding GyrI-like domain-containing protein gives MTNYTLEHKKSFTLTAYGFSIQSNFQDMQALQKEKAEFWGKLKADGRFDKLKEAAKDDREWSVNEVYQGKPWNYFAVEAGKSVADATRIIEFPESEYLVVAGNGDKDTLFDQLTYRAFGNVLPQISDYAYIGGPNATYRKDNGDGTFYGEFWVPVVKK, from the coding sequence ATGACGAATTACACACTTGAACACAAAAAGTCGTTCACTTTGACAGCTTATGGTTTTTCGATCCAGTCGAATTTCCAAGACATGCAAGCTTTGCAAAAGGAAAAAGCTGAGTTTTGGGGCAAGCTCAAGGCTGATGGGCGTTTTGATAAGCTCAAAGAAGCTGCTAAAGATGATCGCGAATGGTCAGTCAATGAGGTTTATCAAGGCAAGCCGTGGAATTATTTCGCTGTAGAAGCTGGTAAATCCGTGGCTGACGCAACGCGCATCATAGAGTTTCCAGAGAGCGAGTATCTCGTGGTTGCAGGAAATGGCGACAAGGATACTTTGTTTGATCAGCTAACTTACCGTGCTTTTGGCAATGTCTTGCCCCAAATTTCTGACTATGCTTACATCGGCGGTCCAAATGCGACTTACCGCAAAGATAACGGCGATGGCACATTCTACGGAGAATTTTGGGTGCCTGTGGTTAAAAAATAA